Proteins encoded within one genomic window of Flavobacterium sp. NG2:
- a CDS encoding bifunctional 4-hydroxy-2-oxoglutarate aldolase/2-dehydro-3-deoxy-phosphogluconate aldolase, with the protein MGTNYKEELFDKMPIVGILRNVSLEVIEEILPYYKKAGLTTLEITMNSANACDIIKSIAENHSDINVGAGTVCTMADLMKALDAGATFIVTPIMDVDVMHYCKSHNVPIFPGAFTPLEIYNANKLGATAVKIFPATQLGAGYVKDVLAPLNTIKLLPTGGVALDNIQSFFQAGAIGVGMGGSLFDKKMMDAKDYDALYNHFKSICDKVVEIR; encoded by the coding sequence ATGGGAACAAATTATAAAGAAGAGTTGTTTGATAAAATGCCTATTGTAGGGATTCTGAGAAATGTTTCTTTGGAAGTAATCGAGGAAATTTTGCCCTATTATAAAAAAGCAGGATTGACGACTCTTGAAATCACCATGAATTCGGCTAATGCATGTGATATCATCAAATCGATTGCAGAAAATCATTCTGATATTAATGTGGGAGCAGGTACTGTTTGTACGATGGCCGACTTAATGAAGGCTTTGGATGCAGGGGCAACTTTCATTGTAACGCCTATTATGGATGTCGATGTGATGCATTATTGCAAAAGTCATAATGTGCCTATTTTTCCAGGTGCTTTCACACCTTTGGAAATATACAATGCTAATAAACTAGGTGCAACAGCAGTTAAAATATTTCCAGCTACACAATTAGGAGCAGGTTATGTTAAGGATGTTTTGGCGCCTTTAAATACGATAAAATTGTTACCTACTGGAGGTGTAGCCTTAGATAATATTCAGTCTTTTTTCCAAGCTGGAGCAATTGGAGTAGGAATGGGAGGTTCGTTGTTTGATAAGAAAATGATGGATGCCAAAGACTATGATGCACTATACAATCATTTTAAAAGCATTTGTGATAAGGTTGTGGAAATTAGGTAA
- a CDS encoding 2-dehydro-3-deoxygalactonokinase, giving the protein MSTKSFISVDWGTSNLRLRLVSVPSLTIVEEVVSPRGIKTVYNEWLASGEEKELYFLNFLKVQIDNFKTTIPSDLQVVISGMASSSIGLRELPYSNLPFKTNGKSLHIETIESPDFPYTIKLISGVKSDSDVIRGEEVEIIGLVTEKDKKKTVVFITPGTHSKHVVCDKGVVTDFYTYMTGEVFSVISEHTILKASIEKSDFDASVLASFEEGVLKSMEGKSLLNTFFKVRTNTLFKEKNNLENYYYLSGLLIGSELKTLEEIDCDYIKLCAGGKLFELYHRAISILGLVSKTKVIQADVVDTSVVKGQWNIIKNQL; this is encoded by the coding sequence ATGAGTACTAAAAGCTTTATTAGTGTTGATTGGGGAACTTCAAATTTGCGTTTGAGATTAGTGTCAGTTCCTTCTTTGACAATAGTTGAAGAAGTTGTTTCTCCAAGGGGAATCAAAACCGTTTACAACGAATGGTTGGCTTCTGGAGAAGAAAAGGAGTTATATTTTTTAAACTTTTTAAAAGTTCAAATCGATAACTTCAAGACTACTATACCTTCTGATTTACAAGTTGTTATTTCTGGAATGGCATCATCGAGTATTGGTTTAAGAGAATTACCTTATTCAAACTTGCCTTTTAAAACAAATGGTAAATCATTACATATTGAAACCATTGAATCTCCTGATTTTCCGTACACCATTAAATTGATTTCAGGTGTAAAGTCGGATTCTGATGTTATTCGAGGAGAAGAAGTAGAAATCATTGGTTTGGTGACTGAGAAGGATAAAAAGAAAACAGTGGTTTTTATCACGCCAGGAACACATAGTAAACATGTCGTTTGTGATAAAGGAGTTGTTACTGATTTTTATACCTACATGACTGGTGAAGTTTTTAGTGTGATTTCTGAGCATACTATTTTAAAAGCTTCCATTGAAAAATCAGATTTTGATGCTTCCGTTTTAGCTTCTTTTGAAGAAGGGGTTTTGAAGTCGATGGAAGGAAAATCACTATTAAATACCTTTTTTAAGGTACGTACAAATACCCTTTTTAAAGAGAAGAACAATCTTGAGAATTACTATTATTTGAGTGGTTTGTTGATAGGTAGTGAGTTGAAAACCTTAGAGGAAATCGACTGTGATTATATCAAATTATGTGCAGGAGGAAAATTATTCGAGCTGTATCATAGAGCCATTTCGATTTTAGGTTTGGTTTCAAAAACCAAAGTAATACAAGCCGATGTAGTAGATACTTCCGTAGTGAAAGGACAATGGAATATTATTAAAAACCAATTATAG
- a CDS encoding sulfatase, whose amino-acid sequence MNLKLPLIVGVAFFAFGASMKAQQKTKPNILFIGVDDLRPELGCYGSEVAISPNIDKLASQGLLFNKAYCQQAICGPSRASLLTGYRPETSGVYHNYIKFREANPEVVTLPEHFKNNGYETVYYGKIFHHGDLDDKLSWSIPPGKDKAPFGYALAENKQLAKENMKAMTAKYGEQAKYGLGSGPAYEFADVPDNGYVDGFNTDLAIEELQRLVAHKDKPFFLALGFHKPHLNWTAPKKYWDLYDGKDIKLTKQTEGPVDGAAMGLHASFELRTRYGIPKEGDIEPEMAVNLKRAYLACVSYVDAQVGRMIAALEQAGVRDNTIIILWSDHGWHLGDMGIWGKATNYEIATRVPMMIWTPDMPRGSRGKTSEALVEVIDMYPTLADLVGIPIPEHVEGQSFAPLLKNPNKKWKTAAFSQFPDPALREWGAYPLRDGMRETFFEPLIEKVEQKIINQQKEKWNRDLFENDLMGYTMRTQEYRLIVWKDKKHPEKKPLYIELYNHQNDPQETINIANSNPKIVAKLLKQFDKGWQGNKK is encoded by the coding sequence ATGAATTTGAAATTACCACTAATTGTAGGGGTTGCTTTTTTTGCTTTTGGAGCTTCTATGAAAGCCCAACAAAAAACAAAACCGAATATATTATTTATAGGTGTTGATGATTTGCGTCCTGAATTAGGTTGCTATGGTTCAGAGGTAGCTATAAGTCCAAATATTGACAAACTAGCTTCCCAAGGATTACTTTTTAATAAAGCCTATTGCCAACAAGCGATTTGCGGCCCATCAAGAGCGAGCCTTTTAACAGGTTACCGACCTGAAACAAGTGGGGTGTATCACAATTATATAAAATTTAGAGAAGCCAATCCTGAGGTTGTGACCTTGCCAGAGCACTTTAAAAACAACGGTTATGAAACGGTTTATTATGGGAAAATTTTCCACCACGGTGATTTAGATGATAAATTATCGTGGAGTATTCCACCAGGAAAAGACAAAGCGCCTTTTGGCTATGCCTTAGCCGAAAACAAACAGCTTGCCAAGGAAAACATGAAAGCTATGACCGCTAAATATGGTGAGCAAGCCAAATACGGTTTGGGCAGTGGTCCTGCCTATGAATTTGCTGATGTGCCTGATAATGGATATGTAGATGGTTTTAATACCGATTTGGCAATAGAGGAATTACAAAGATTAGTCGCTCATAAGGACAAACCTTTCTTTTTAGCGTTGGGATTCCATAAACCGCATTTGAACTGGACAGCTCCTAAAAAATATTGGGATTTATACGATGGAAAGGATATCAAATTAACAAAGCAAACAGAAGGCCCAGTAGATGGAGCGGCTATGGGATTGCATGCTTCTTTTGAACTGCGAACTCGTTACGGCATTCCTAAAGAAGGCGATATCGAACCTGAAATGGCGGTTAATTTAAAACGGGCTTATCTTGCTTGTGTCAGTTATGTAGATGCTCAGGTGGGACGTATGATTGCGGCTCTTGAGCAAGCTGGTGTTCGTGATAATACCATTATTATTTTGTGGAGTGATCACGGTTGGCACTTAGGTGATATGGGAATCTGGGGAAAAGCCACTAATTACGAAATTGCTACCCGTGTCCCGATGATGATTTGGACACCTGATATGCCTCGTGGAAGCCGTGGTAAAACTTCGGAGGCCTTGGTAGAGGTTATAGATATGTATCCTACTTTGGCAGATTTGGTAGGGATTCCTATTCCAGAACACGTAGAGGGGCAGAGTTTTGCACCCCTATTAAAAAATCCCAACAAAAAATGGAAAACTGCTGCTTTTAGTCAGTTTCCAGATCCCGCTTTACGCGAATGGGGTGCTTATCCATTGCGTGACGGCATGCGAGAAACATTTTTTGAGCCTTTAATCGAAAAAGTAGAGCAAAAAATCATCAACCAACAAAAAGAAAAATGGAATCGGGATTTGTTTGAAAATGATTTGATGGGCTATACGATGAGAACCCAAGAGTACCGTTTGATTGTTTGGAAAGACAAAAAGCATCCTGAGAAAAAACCTTTGTATATAGAATTGTATAACCATCAAAACGATCCACAGGAAACAATAAATATTGCTAATAGCAACCCTAAAATAGTAGCTAAATTATTGAAGCAATTTGACAAAGGTTGGCAAGGAAATAAAAAATAG
- a CDS encoding aldehyde dehydrogenase family protein: MKTQNFGYKKLYINGELVDAVSGEKADVICPATGESIAQVALAGKADAEKALAAAQKGFKFWSKLSLAERTAWMTKLRTAIIAKEADLRSAMVHEMGKTYAGSAEDIEAITNALEWYPAAMKNRREEQIPDYENTHTHKIVEQPAGVAVAYLAWNFPLLNVGFKIGPALAAGCSLIIKPSEMSPLSSYMIGEILHEINFPAGVVNILAGPSAEVATTMTTSTIPAVLTMIGSTATGKRIIADSTTSIKKLGMELGGNAPFIVFEDADFDTALNLAIGLKFGNSGQICVAANRIFVHKNIYDKFLAAYIDRASKLKLGFSTDANEAVDMGPVVTRKDRDRMFDLVQDAVSKGAKLEYGGKIPAGFPENGNWIEPTVVSGITTDSRLFRDETFGPVAGIMSFESDDEVLALANDTEYGLASYIFTNNHKRIQRFTEDLEFGEIQINGVKYAIYLPHGGIKNSGIGHDCSHLALEDYLVKKRVSTAL; encoded by the coding sequence ATGAAAACACAAAATTTTGGTTATAAAAAATTATACATCAACGGTGAGTTAGTTGATGCTGTAAGCGGTGAAAAAGCTGATGTTATTTGTCCTGCAACTGGTGAATCAATCGCTCAGGTTGCTCTTGCAGGTAAGGCTGATGCTGAAAAAGCATTAGCGGCAGCTCAAAAAGGATTTAAATTTTGGTCTAAATTATCATTAGCTGAAAGAACAGCTTGGATGACCAAATTGAGAACCGCTATTATTGCAAAAGAAGCCGATTTACGTTCGGCTATGGTACACGAAATGGGGAAAACCTATGCGGGTTCTGCCGAAGATATCGAAGCAATTACTAATGCTTTGGAATGGTATCCTGCTGCAATGAAAAATCGTAGAGAAGAGCAAATTCCAGATTATGAAAATACCCATACACATAAAATTGTGGAGCAACCAGCGGGAGTTGCTGTGGCTTATCTAGCTTGGAATTTCCCTTTGTTGAATGTTGGTTTTAAGATTGGACCAGCATTAGCAGCAGGATGTTCTTTGATTATCAAACCGTCTGAAATGTCACCTTTGTCATCGTATATGATTGGTGAAATTTTACACGAAATTAATTTCCCAGCGGGTGTTGTTAATATTTTAGCGGGGCCTTCTGCCGAAGTTGCGACTACAATGACAACGAGTACCATTCCTGCCGTTTTGACTATGATTGGTTCTACCGCTACAGGTAAAAGAATCATTGCTGATAGTACGACTTCTATTAAGAAATTAGGAATGGAGTTAGGTGGAAATGCGCCTTTTATCGTTTTTGAAGATGCTGATTTTGATACAGCACTTAATTTAGCTATTGGATTGAAATTTGGAAATAGCGGTCAAATTTGTGTGGCTGCCAATAGAATTTTTGTTCACAAAAACATCTACGATAAATTCCTAGCGGCATATATTGATAGAGCCTCTAAATTGAAATTAGGTTTCAGTACAGATGCAAATGAAGCTGTAGATATGGGGCCTGTAGTGACTCGTAAGGATAGAGATAGAATGTTTGATTTGGTTCAAGATGCTGTAAGCAAAGGAGCTAAATTAGAATACGGTGGTAAAATTCCAGCAGGTTTCCCTGAAAATGGAAACTGGATTGAGCCAACAGTAGTTTCAGGAATCACAACTGATTCTCGTTTGTTTAGAGATGAAACTTTTGGACCTGTTGCAGGGATTATGAGTTTTGAGTCTGATGATGAAGTTTTGGCTTTGGCCAATGATACGGAATACGGATTGGCTTCTTATATTTTTACAAACAACCACAAAAGAATTCAACGTTTTACTGAAGATTTAGAATTTGGTGAAATCCAAATCAATGGTGTGAAATATGCTATTTACTTGCCTCACGGTGGAATCAAAAATAGTGGAATTGGACATGATTGTTCACATTTAGCACTTGAAGACTATTTAGTAAAAAAGAGAGTTTCAACCGCACTTTAA
- a CDS encoding L-rhamnose/proton symporter RhaT translates to MDTLTLSFLLVIFASIFQGSFGLGMKFMAPLKWEAWWLVHSTFALILLPTTWAYLVVPDLFEVVTSAPSDVIIEAMIYGGLWGIGGILFGKSVPYIGISLTYGIVMGVCSAAGALIPLFTNEGETDKPSFPYVIMGVLIMMVAIAITAYAGIQKDKLTKADENTEKVNLPLGLIIAVLSGLLSAALAIGFGKGEAIGKLAEASGAIARNGSLAIWVVVLWGGFVVNAGYSLFLLAKNNTWNSYSTPNATKAYLWSIGAAILWFGALGIYGQGATLMGDIGKIIAWPIMLGLSLIVGNVWAYTNNEWEGAKKPFSILLFGVFVLIIAVIITGYSGTLNN, encoded by the coding sequence ATGGATACATTAACGTTATCTTTTTTACTTGTTATTTTTGCAAGTATCTTCCAAGGTTCTTTTGGACTTGGAATGAAATTCATGGCTCCTCTTAAATGGGAAGCTTGGTGGCTAGTACACTCTACTTTTGCATTGATTTTGCTTCCTACAACTTGGGCATATCTTGTAGTGCCTGATTTGTTTGAAGTGGTGACTTCTGCTCCTTCGGATGTGATTATTGAAGCCATGATTTATGGTGGATTATGGGGTATAGGTGGAATCCTTTTTGGGAAAAGCGTACCATATATTGGTATTTCATTAACGTACGGAATCGTAATGGGGGTTTGTTCTGCAGCAGGGGCTTTGATTCCTTTGTTTACCAATGAGGGAGAAACAGATAAACCTTCATTTCCTTATGTGATTATGGGTGTACTGATTATGATGGTTGCTATTGCAATTACTGCTTATGCAGGAATCCAAAAGGATAAATTAACAAAAGCCGATGAAAACACCGAAAAAGTCAATCTTCCTTTGGGATTAATAATCGCTGTCTTAAGTGGTTTATTGTCTGCTGCTTTGGCAATTGGTTTTGGTAAAGGTGAAGCTATTGGTAAATTAGCTGAAGCTTCAGGAGCAATAGCTAGAAATGGTAGTTTGGCAATTTGGGTTGTAGTACTTTGGGGTGGATTTGTTGTTAATGCTGGGTATTCTTTGTTTTTATTAGCTAAAAATAATACTTGGAATTCATATAGTACACCGAATGCTACTAAAGCGTACCTATGGTCAATAGGAGCAGCAATACTATGGTTTGGAGCACTTGGAATTTATGGACAAGGAGCAACATTGATGGGAGATATAGGAAAGATTATTGCTTGGCCTATCATGCTTGGATTATCACTGATAGTGGGTAATGTATGGGCATATACTAATAACGAATGGGAAGGGGCTAAAAAACCTTTTAGTATCTTATTATTCGGTGTATTTGTACTTATCATCGCGGTAATCATTACAGGATATTCAGGAACTTTAAACAATTAG
- a CDS encoding mandelate racemase/muconate lactonizing enzyme family protein, protein MVIEKIETFVLRDVLSQSFFFSQWEYSERCICVVKVTCSDGTYGWGEGYGPAAILESGIKFLEPMVVGQNPLENEVIWNRMYRRTLDYARRGILVASMSAIDIAIWDLKGKILGQSVSTLLGGVHRTKIQPYATGLYFTCHDNPSKDFEAEARLYVSQGFKAMKMKVGLGIKADVENVRKMREIIGDDVQLMVDSNHAYTLREAIELCRKIEKYDISWFEEPISPEFYEQYHELRQKTSIPISGGECEYLRFGFQQLIQNKSVDILQPDICSSGGLTEAKRISALATANGLDIIPHTWGTAIGIHVALHFIANLEQIPGRMYKPNFLMEYDQTENGLREKLTFPSIVMKDGFIDVPTRPGLGIDVNEDVLMEYCISKNLKKVTH, encoded by the coding sequence ATGGTAATTGAAAAAATTGAAACGTTTGTATTGAGAGATGTACTTTCTCAAAGCTTTTTCTTTTCACAATGGGAGTATTCTGAAAGATGTATTTGTGTTGTAAAAGTAACTTGTTCAGATGGAACTTATGGCTGGGGAGAAGGATATGGTCCTGCGGCAATCTTAGAATCTGGAATTAAATTTTTAGAGCCTATGGTTGTTGGTCAAAATCCTTTAGAAAATGAGGTGATTTGGAACCGTATGTACCGTAGAACATTGGATTATGCTCGAAGAGGAATTTTAGTAGCTTCGATGAGTGCTATCGATATTGCCATCTGGGATTTAAAAGGGAAAATTTTAGGACAATCTGTTTCTACTCTATTAGGTGGTGTACATAGAACTAAAATCCAACCTTATGCAACAGGTTTGTATTTTACCTGTCATGATAATCCATCCAAAGACTTTGAAGCAGAAGCAAGATTATACGTTTCTCAAGGATTCAAAGCGATGAAAATGAAAGTTGGTTTAGGTATCAAAGCTGACGTTGAAAACGTACGTAAAATGAGAGAAATCATTGGTGACGATGTTCAACTGATGGTCGATTCTAATCATGCTTATACTTTGAGAGAAGCAATTGAGTTGTGTAGAAAGATTGAAAAGTACGATATTAGCTGGTTTGAAGAACCTATATCTCCTGAGTTTTACGAACAATATCATGAATTGAGACAAAAAACTTCTATTCCGATTTCAGGTGGAGAATGTGAATATTTGCGTTTTGGTTTCCAACAATTAATTCAAAATAAATCGGTAGATATTTTACAACCAGATATTTGCTCTAGTGGAGGTCTTACTGAAGCAAAACGTATTTCAGCTTTGGCCACAGCCAATGGTTTAGATATTATTCCTCATACTTGGGGAACAGCTATCGGAATTCATGTTGCTTTGCATTTTATTGCTAATTTAGAGCAGATTCCAGGAAGAATGTACAAACCTAATTTCTTGATGGAATACGATCAAACAGAAAACGGACTTCGTGAAAAATTAACCTTCCCTTCGATTGTAATGAAGGACGGTTTTATTGATGTTCCTACTCGTCCAGGTTTAGGTATTGATGTGAATGAAGATGTCTTAATGGAGTATTGTATCTCTAAAAATTTAAAAAAAGTAACACACTAA
- a CDS encoding glycoside hydrolase family 127 protein, giving the protein MKQTAIILSSLFFATVSFAQNKGIVNNTDSPNVKLKSINIGDCHWTKGFWADKFKICEEKMLPYMGEVLCGDVGHGLNNFKYAAGLEKGKHKGFAWHDGDFYKWMEASAYVYAQNKDPKILKQLDDIIAIIAKAQLPNGYLQTTIQLSGNKIDPFENRKYHEMYNSGHLYTSACIHYRVTGKKNFLDIAVKHADNLYSVFFQDTKHYARFGFNQTQIMGLVELYRTTKDKKYLALAEKFINRRGHNGIEENSTTKGYPVGDMVQEFTPLRESSEAVGHAVLALYYYAGAADVAAETGEKALMDALDRLWDNVTNRKMYVTGAVGQTHYGASTNRQMIEEGFIDEYMMPNMTAYNETCANICNSMFSYRMMGLNGKAKYADVIENVLFNSALSGINLEGDKYYYSNPLRKIHGSRDYSKMNTEYPVRQSYLECFCCPPNLVRTVAQVSGWAYSLSENGVSVNLFGGNKLDTKLLDGSKLKLEQVSNYPWDGNVKVTVNECKKGAFEMLFRIPNWAKGSKLMVNGVDAGVAVVPGEFAVINRSWKKGDVVTLDMPMEVTLVEGHGRIEEVRNQVAVKRGPVVYCAESTDLPKGTSILDVYLSGDTKFDVKYRPDLLGGITSISTDMMIRKDAKSNDMYRPVSKPVLESTKVSLVPYYAWSNRGDSEMTVFLPIIWK; this is encoded by the coding sequence ATGAAACAAACAGCTATAATTTTAAGTTCGCTTTTCTTTGCAACTGTTTCTTTTGCACAGAACAAAGGAATTGTAAATAATACCGATAGTCCAAATGTAAAACTGAAAAGTATCAACATTGGTGACTGTCATTGGACCAAAGGATTTTGGGCAGATAAGTTCAAAATTTGTGAAGAGAAAATGTTGCCTTATATGGGTGAGGTTTTATGTGGTGATGTAGGTCATGGACTTAATAACTTTAAATATGCTGCTGGTCTTGAAAAAGGAAAGCACAAAGGTTTTGCATGGCATGATGGAGATTTTTACAAATGGATGGAAGCTTCGGCTTATGTTTATGCGCAAAATAAAGATCCTAAAATCTTAAAACAATTAGATGATATTATCGCAATTATTGCAAAAGCACAATTGCCAAATGGATATTTACAAACAACGATTCAATTGAGCGGTAACAAGATTGATCCTTTTGAAAATCGTAAGTACCACGAAATGTATAACAGTGGGCATTTATACACTAGTGCTTGTATTCACTACAGAGTTACAGGTAAAAAGAACTTCTTAGATATCGCTGTAAAACATGCTGATAATTTGTATTCTGTGTTTTTCCAAGATACAAAACACTATGCTCGTTTTGGTTTCAACCAAACACAAATTATGGGATTGGTTGAATTGTATCGTACTACAAAAGATAAAAAGTATTTAGCATTAGCAGAGAAATTTATCAACCGTAGAGGTCATAACGGAATCGAAGAGAATTCAACGACTAAAGGATATCCAGTAGGAGATATGGTGCAAGAGTTTACTCCATTACGTGAGTCTAGTGAAGCAGTTGGACATGCTGTATTGGCTTTATACTACTATGCTGGTGCTGCTGATGTCGCTGCTGAAACAGGTGAAAAAGCCTTAATGGATGCCTTAGACAGACTTTGGGACAATGTTACAAATAGAAAAATGTACGTAACTGGAGCGGTAGGTCAAACTCATTATGGTGCTTCGACTAACAGACAGATGATTGAAGAAGGTTTTATTGATGAATACATGATGCCAAATATGACAGCATACAATGAAACTTGTGCTAATATTTGTAACTCTATGTTCAGCTACCGTATGATGGGGCTAAATGGAAAAGCAAAATACGCTGATGTAATCGAGAATGTATTGTTTAATAGTGCACTGTCTGGTATTAATCTTGAAGGGGATAAATACTATTATTCAAATCCATTGCGTAAAATTCACGGTTCTAGAGATTATTCAAAAATGAATACAGAGTATCCAGTACGTCAATCATATCTAGAATGTTTCTGTTGTCCTCCAAACTTAGTACGTACAGTGGCTCAAGTTTCAGGATGGGCATATAGTTTGTCTGAAAATGGTGTCTCTGTAAATTTATTTGGAGGAAATAAATTAGACACGAAATTATTAGATGGCTCTAAACTGAAATTAGAACAAGTTTCTAATTATCCTTGGGATGGAAATGTAAAAGTGACTGTTAATGAATGTAAAAAAGGGGCTTTCGAAATGTTATTTAGAATACCAAATTGGGCCAAAGGAAGTAAACTAATGGTTAATGGTGTTGACGCTGGTGTAGCGGTTGTTCCTGGTGAATTTGCGGTAATAAACAGAAGTTGGAAAAAAGGAGATGTAGTGACTCTTGATATGCCAATGGAGGTAACCTTAGTAGAAGGTCATGGTCGTATTGAAGAAGTACGTAATCAAGTGGCTGTAAAAAGAGGACCAGTAGTGTACTGTGCTGAATCTACAGATTTACCAAAAGGAACTAGCATCCTTGATGTATATCTTTCAGGAGATACTAAATTTGATGTGAAATACCGCCCTGATTTATTAGGAGGTATTACTTCTATCTCAACTGATATGATGATTCGTAAAGATGCTAAATCAAATGATATGTACCGCCCAGTTTCTAAACCAGTTTTAGAAAGCACTAAGGTTTCTTTAGTTCCTTATTACGCTTGGTCAAATAGAGGAGATTCTGAAATGACAGTTTTCTTACCGATTATCTGGAAATAA
- a CDS encoding protease complex subunit PrcB family protein: protein MKNILVILMVFCLYACTDKGNSDACGSTKTVVFSDFEPQCGYFLKNNPEAATNVVIDSQAKIDSLFIDSRATVNCFAPSGSDFDLDKNTYLAVFAGAKPTGGYAIRIQSIQENDCEIIVGYYEKEPKVGEVVTQAITHPVDYAVIPKTTKKVVFKKQAYSGDYVVIGSYAFYCAGPCPAYTFRLEVNATARLVNNAYQTLPVTEDLYGFLSHVPQEVKDLKGQTKEYINTNIADGGGCFFEYHQEGFVTKVSFTNFYSTDKKDSALIAFKDYIYERIAYLNGVK from the coding sequence ATGAAAAATATACTTGTAATTTTAATGGTTTTCTGCCTGTATGCTTGTACTGATAAAGGAAATTCTGATGCCTGTGGAAGCACGAAAACAGTGGTTTTTTCAGACTTCGAGCCTCAGTGCGGTTATTTTTTAAAGAATAATCCCGAAGCCGCTACAAATGTTGTTATTGATTCTCAAGCGAAAATTGATTCACTCTTTATAGATTCTAGGGCTACGGTTAATTGTTTTGCGCCATCAGGATCTGATTTTGATTTGGATAAAAACACCTATTTAGCGGTTTTTGCAGGCGCTAAACCAACTGGTGGTTATGCTATCAGAATCCAATCTATTCAGGAAAATGACTGTGAAATCATCGTAGGTTATTACGAAAAAGAACCAAAAGTAGGAGAGGTAGTTACCCAAGCCATCACTCATCCTGTTGATTATGCCGTGATTCCCAAAACGACCAAAAAAGTAGTTTTTAAAAAACAAGCCTATAGTGGCGATTATGTTGTAATAGGAAGCTACGCTTTTTATTGTGCGGGTCCATGTCCTGCGTATACCTTTCGTTTAGAAGTAAATGCTACCGCTCGTCTTGTTAATAATGCCTATCAAACATTGCCTGTAACCGAAGATTTGTATGGTTTTCTATCTCATGTTCCCCAAGAAGTGAAAGACCTTAAAGGACAAACAAAAGAGTATATCAATACCAATATTGCCGATGGCGGCGGTTGCTTTTTTGAATACCATCAAGAAGGTTTCGTAACCAAAGTTAGTTTTACCAACTTTTACAGCACCGATAAAAAGGACTCTGCTTTAATCGCTTTCAAAGATTATATTTATGAAAGGATTGCTTATTTGAATGGGGTGAAATGA